The following coding sequences lie in one Mucilaginibacter sp. KACC 22773 genomic window:
- the porD gene encoding type IX secretion system protein PorD: MKQLAIYAILIFWGFRCTAQDLNARVSVVSPKIQVSNKRVFQTLETAMKDFLNGRKWSADPILPQERIDCNFVLNITNWDGGSNFSGELQVQSSRPVFGSSYSTTLININDRDVDFTYNEGQTVDYSDQNFQSNLSSVMAFYAYIIVGMDYDTFSRFGGSPYFAAAQTVVNNAQTGSYKGWKAFDGNTNRYWLSENLNNKLYAQLRGFMYDYHRNGLDLMADNVNKGRKAISSFLPTLQQVDRQRVGSMFPLIFYTAKSDELVSLYSKADPQERVQAMNLFLQADPANGNKYQALK, encoded by the coding sequence ATGAAACAACTGGCCATTTACGCTATCCTGATTTTTTGGGGTTTCAGGTGCACCGCACAGGACCTGAATGCACGTGTATCGGTAGTTTCGCCAAAAATACAGGTGAGCAATAAGCGGGTTTTCCAAACACTGGAAACGGCCATGAAAGATTTTTTAAATGGCCGTAAGTGGAGTGCCGACCCTATTTTGCCACAGGAGCGTATTGATTGTAATTTTGTATTGAACATTACAAACTGGGATGGCGGCAGCAACTTTAGCGGCGAATTGCAGGTACAATCATCAAGGCCTGTTTTCGGGTCGTCATACAGCACAACCCTGATTAATATTAACGACCGCGACGTTGATTTTACCTACAACGAAGGCCAGACAGTTGATTACAGCGATCAGAATTTTCAAAGCAACCTAAGTTCGGTAATGGCATTTTACGCCTACATTATTGTAGGGATGGATTATGATACCTTTTCGCGCTTTGGGGGCAGCCCCTATTTTGCTGCAGCGCAAACAGTGGTAAACAACGCCCAAACCGGATCATACAAAGGCTGGAAAGCGTTTGACGGCAACACCAACCGTTATTGGTTATCCGAAAATTTAAACAACAAACTTTACGCCCAGCTACGCGGTTTTATGTACGATTACCACCGCAACGGCCTCGATTTAATGGCCGACAATGTGAATAAAGGGCGTAAAGCTATCTCTTCCTTTTTACCCACCCTGCAGCAGGTTGACAGGCAGCGCGTGGGCTCTATGTTCCCACTCATATTTTATACCGCCAAAAGCGATGAGCTGGTATCCCTATACAGCAAGGCTGATCCGCAGGAGCGCGTACAGGCCATGAACTTATTTTTACAAGCCGATCCGGCTAATGGGAATAAGTACCAGGCGCTGAAGTAG
- a CDS encoding BlaI/MecI/CopY family transcriptional regulator, which yields MDIKATESELEILQVIWRMGQCTVRDVHEELAKTKDAGYTTTLKLMQIMHDKGMVERDTTSKTHLYKALFTQEQAQSNALDKILSTVFKGSTSDLVIQALGQHRASKDEIDAIKNFLNQFDQDKK from the coding sequence ATGGATATAAAAGCAACAGAAAGCGAGCTGGAAATTTTACAGGTGATCTGGAGAATGGGACAATGTACCGTACGCGATGTACACGAAGAATTGGCCAAAACTAAAGATGCAGGCTATACTACTACCCTTAAACTAATGCAGATTATGCATGATAAAGGTATGGTTGAGCGTGATACTACCTCTAAAACACATTTATACAAAGCTTTATTCACACAAGAGCAGGCGCAAAGCAACGCTTTAGATAAAATATTGTCTACTGTGTTTAAAGGCTCCACATCCGATCTGGTGATACAGGCACTTGGCCAGCACCGGGCTTCAAAGGATGAGATAGATGCCATTAAAAACTTTTTAAATCAGTTTGATCAGGACAAAAAATAA
- a CDS encoding M56 family metallopeptidase — protein sequence MESVFYNISQVLGITIIHSLWQGLLVWFALRLLLTCAPSLSTIKKHNTAMVAMLAISVWFVYTFVNQLQAHAWVNLAATNAPALLPALNLPLVNIHYTAQHNYYYYAIEGYLPYISAIYFIGLTFNILKMGLNWQKINHIKHTMMPSDAVQVYVDTLCRQMNIKKYVSVNISRFVDVPCMIGFFSPIILLPISLTTYLSADEIKSILLHELSHIKRNDYLLNLLQQFMSILLFFNPFAQLINRIINQERENRCDDLVVQTTAQPLVYAHALLKLEQKRQVNLQMALAATGKKYHLLNRIERIMKTQKPIGNIRHLLVAVAILTAGISSIAWLNPTIADGKIAIKKVKITYPAALKELLTDTTRKKVVKAKKVVANKTAIRNKRLAEERYNNFDDKELNRLTAEVDKYAKQIDKYYNSADFQKLQKLMEEKGEAMEKFYNNPELKKIQEEQEKMAEDFQKNWAETGETTKMSEQMGKLGEKVGAYYNSAEFKRMNAELRKKYGIKGEYHDDRKDENYRKYQDELQSKISPEVKEQTEQLKKMGEEMRGHYDSPEFRKKSEELRVMSDSLRKAFRNPQMEEQKQEMRKLGEQMRGYQDNAEMKQAKAQLREASKKLREYTNSPEFKKRIAEAKKEAYLMDSDKE from the coding sequence ATGGAAAGTGTGTTCTATAATATAAGCCAGGTTTTGGGTATCACTATTATCCACTCATTATGGCAGGGGTTATTGGTTTGGTTTGCTTTGCGCCTGTTATTAACGTGCGCGCCATCGTTATCAACCATAAAAAAGCACAACACCGCTATGGTTGCCATGTTGGCTATAAGCGTGTGGTTTGTTTATACCTTTGTAAACCAGCTACAGGCGCATGCGTGGGTAAATTTGGCTGCAACAAATGCCCCTGCCCTGTTACCTGCACTTAACCTGCCCTTGGTTAACATCCATTATACAGCACAACATAATTATTACTATTACGCTATTGAGGGTTATTTGCCCTACATATCGGCCATCTACTTTATCGGGCTCACTTTTAATATTTTAAAAATGGGGCTCAACTGGCAAAAAATCAATCACATAAAGCACACCATGATGCCATCTGATGCCGTACAGGTTTACGTGGATACGCTTTGCCGGCAAATGAACATTAAAAAGTATGTGAGCGTAAACATCAGTCGTTTTGTGGATGTGCCCTGCATGATTGGCTTTTTTAGCCCGATAATATTGCTGCCTATTTCGCTCACTACTTACTTATCTGCCGACGAGATAAAATCTATTTTATTACATGAGCTATCGCACATCAAACGTAACGATTACCTGCTCAACCTGTTGCAGCAGTTTATGAGCATATTGCTTTTCTTTAACCCCTTTGCCCAATTAATTAATAGGATAATAAACCAGGAACGCGAAAACCGGTGCGATGACCTGGTAGTACAAACCACTGCCCAGCCCTTAGTGTATGCGCATGCACTATTAAAACTGGAGCAAAAAAGGCAGGTAAACCTGCAAATGGCCCTTGCCGCCACCGGGAAAAAATATCATTTATTAAACAGAATTGAACGGATCATGAAAACCCAAAAACCAATAGGCAACATACGCCACCTTTTAGTGGCTGTTGCAATACTTACAGCAGGCATCAGCAGTATTGCCTGGCTTAACCCAACCATAGCCGATGGTAAAATAGCTATCAAAAAAGTAAAAATTACCTACCCAGCCGCATTAAAAGAACTACTAACCGATACTACCCGAAAAAAGGTTGTTAAAGCAAAAAAGGTTGTTGCCAATAAAACCGCCATCAGGAACAAAAGGCTTGCCGAAGAGCGTTACAATAACTTTGATGACAAAGAGTTGAACAGGCTAACTGCCGAAGTTGATAAGTACGCAAAACAGATTGATAAGTACTACAACAGCGCCGATTTTCAAAAGCTGCAAAAGCTGATGGAAGAGAAAGGCGAAGCTATGGAGAAGTTTTACAACAACCCGGAGTTAAAGAAGATACAGGAAGAACAGGAAAAAATGGCCGAAGATTTTCAGAAAAACTGGGCCGAAACCGGTGAAACCACCAAGATGAGCGAGCAGATGGGCAAGCTGGGCGAAAAGGTTGGCGCCTACTACAACAGCGCCGAGTTTAAACGGATGAATGCCGAGCTCAGGAAAAAGTACGGCATAAAAGGCGAGTACCATGACGACCGGAAAGATGAGAACTACCGCAAATACCAGGATGAACTGCAAAGCAAAATATCGCCCGAGGTAAAAGAGCAAACCGAACAACTGAAAAAAATGGGCGAGGAAATGCGCGGTCATTATGACTCACCAGAATTTCGCAAAAAAAGCGAGGAGCTTAGGGTAATGAGCGATAGTTTGAGAAAAGCCTTCCGCAACCCGCAAATGGAAGAGCAAAAGCAGGAGATGAGAAAACTTGGCGAACAAATGCGTGGCTACCAGGATAATGCCGAAATGAAACAGGCAAAAGCACAATTACGTGAAGCCAGCAAAAAACTGCGCGAATATACCAACAGCCCCGAATTTAAAAAGCGCATAGCCGAAGCCAAAAAAGAGGCTTACCTGATGGACAGCGACAAAGAATAA
- the recN gene encoding DNA repair protein RecN: MLQKLTINNYALIDNLEISFGEGLNILTGETGAGKSIILGALSLILGQRAESRYFFNQQKKCVIEGSFKISGFHLSSFFEENDLDYEAETVLRREISSDGKSRAFVNDTPVNLTSLKQLGEKLIDIHSQHATLEINDPEFQLLVVDSVAKHDDLLNDYRTKYRAFKKDTGKLTQLIAESDKAKADLDYYQFQFDELEKVSLAADEQEPLEKELYALNNAEEIKRNLYGAYYLVQESETAALAQLREAGQQLGAIEKFDAQIEELHQRLNSTIIELKDIAAEVEGIEQKTHTNDARVDEINTRLSLIYNLQKKHRVNSNAELLQIQDDLSEKIQQALFGDETIEKLQKQLAADKAELEKLAGKLTANRLKAIPAIEKQVIDTLTEMGMGSSALKIENIVRKPESPEVEKSNHLPDLRTSGLADHLTKNGVDQVRFLFSANKGHALAEMSKVASGGELSRLMLSIKSIIAKYTALPTIIFDEIDTGVSGEVANKVGTIMERLADNLQVITITHLPQIASKGKNHYFVYKDDSAQTTYTRMKQLDARERILEIAKMLSGDKPGESALQNARELLSSN, translated from the coding sequence ATGCTTCAAAAGCTAACCATCAATAATTACGCGCTGATTGATAACCTGGAGATAAGTTTTGGCGAAGGTTTAAATATACTCACCGGCGAAACCGGCGCAGGTAAATCGATCATTTTGGGTGCACTGTCGCTTATTTTGGGGCAGCGTGCCGAAAGCCGTTACTTTTTTAACCAGCAAAAAAAGTGCGTTATCGAAGGTTCGTTTAAAATCAGCGGCTTTCATTTAAGCTCTTTTTTTGAAGAGAACGACCTGGATTATGAAGCAGAAACCGTTTTACGCCGCGAGATATCTTCCGATGGTAAATCGCGTGCTTTTGTAAATGATACACCGGTGAATCTTACATCGCTTAAACAATTAGGCGAAAAGCTGATTGATATCCATTCGCAACATGCCACATTAGAGATTAATGACCCGGAGTTTCAGCTATTGGTGGTTGATTCGGTAGCCAAACATGACGATTTACTGAACGACTATCGCACTAAATACCGCGCATTTAAAAAAGACACCGGCAAGCTTACCCAATTGATTGCCGAAAGTGATAAGGCCAAAGCCGACCTTGATTATTACCAGTTTCAGTTTGATGAACTTGAAAAAGTTAGCCTGGCTGCCGACGAGCAGGAGCCGCTTGAAAAAGAACTGTACGCCTTAAACAATGCCGAAGAAATAAAACGTAACCTGTACGGAGCCTATTACCTGGTACAGGAAAGCGAAACCGCCGCCCTGGCGCAACTGCGCGAGGCCGGACAGCAATTAGGCGCAATAGAAAAATTTGATGCACAGATTGAGGAATTGCACCAGCGATTGAACAGCACGATTATCGAACTGAAAGACATTGCCGCCGAAGTAGAAGGCATCGAACAAAAAACACATACCAACGATGCCAGGGTTGATGAAATCAATACCCGCTTAAGCCTCATTTACAACCTGCAAAAAAAACACCGGGTAAATAGTAATGCTGAACTGCTACAGATCCAGGATGATCTGTCAGAGAAAATACAACAGGCTTTGTTTGGCGATGAAACCATCGAAAAATTGCAAAAACAACTTGCTGCCGATAAAGCTGAGCTTGAAAAACTGGCAGGCAAATTAACTGCAAACCGCCTGAAAGCCATCCCTGCCATCGAAAAACAGGTAATTGATACCCTTACCGAAATGGGGATGGGAAGCTCGGCGTTGAAGATTGAAAATATAGTCCGGAAGCCGGAAAGTCCGGAAGTCGAAAAGTCAAACCATCTTCCGGACTTGCGGACTTCCGGACTTGCGGACCATCTCACGAAAAACGGTGTCGACCAGGTACGGTTCCTTTTCTCAGCCAATAAAGGGCATGCTTTGGCCGAAATGAGTAAGGTAGCATCCGGTGGCGAGCTATCCAGGCTGATGCTGAGCATCAAATCTATCATTGCTAAATACACTGCGTTGCCAACCATTATTTTCGATGAGATCGATACCGGGGTGTCGGGCGAAGTAGCCAATAAAGTAGGAACTATTATGGAGCGCCTTGCCGATAATTTACAGGTGATAACCATTACCCACCTGCCGCAAATTGCCAGCAAGGGTAAAAACCATTACTTTGTTTATAAGGACGATAGCGCACAAACTACCTATACCCGCATGAAACAACTGGATGCCCGGGA